One Alligator mississippiensis isolate rAllMis1 chromosome 12, rAllMis1, whole genome shotgun sequence DNA window includes the following coding sequences:
- the CARD19 gene encoding caspase recruitment domain-containing protein 19 isoform X4 — MMLYRTYQSYCDRLRQDMYFLTSNGRLSELLVDKIILQLNRVYPQILTNKEAEKFRNPKTLLHTRLSDLIKHLQNKGDRHCQEFYRALQINAEQVYNDLPSRKIISPMFFLACFSVAAGFALFMNCCNSGTKVAGGARKILGFSPIIIGRHVRNICMLYLEDTSRNK; from the exons ATCAGTCATACTGTGATCGGCTACGACAGGACATGTACTTTCTTACAAGCAATGGCCGACTGAGTGAGCTCCTGGTTGATAAAATTATTCTTCAGTTGAACAGAGTCTACCCCCAAATTCTCACTAATAAAGAAGCAGAAAAG TTCAGAAATCCAAAGACGTTACTTCATACTCGTTTGTCAGACCTGATAAAGCACTTGCAAAATAAAGGAGACAGGCATTGTCAAGAGTTTTACAGAGCTTTACAGATCAATGCTGAGCAGGTGTATAATGACTTGCCAAGCAGGAAAATCATAA GTCCCATGTTCTTCCTCGCCTGTTTTAGTGTTGCTGCAGGATTCGCATTATTCATGAATTGCTGTAACTCAG gtACAAAAGTTGCAGGAGGAGCCCGGAAAATATTGGGATTTTCTCCTATTATCATAGGAAGACATGTTAGAAATATTTGTATGTTGTACCTGGAAGACACATCAAGGAACAAATGA
- the CARD19 gene encoding caspase recruitment domain-containing protein 19 isoform X2 — MMLYRTYQSYCDRLRQDMYFLTSNGRLSELLVDKIILQLNRVYPQILTNKEAEKFRNPKTLLHTRLSDLIKHLQNKGDRHCQEFYRALQINAEQVYNDLPSRKIIKTTDSTGIDTDKEQYILNDRGPMFFLACFSVAAGFALFMNCCNSGTKVAGGARKILGFSPIIIGRHVRNICMLYLEDTSRNK; from the exons ATCAGTCATACTGTGATCGGCTACGACAGGACATGTACTTTCTTACAAGCAATGGCCGACTGAGTGAGCTCCTGGTTGATAAAATTATTCTTCAGTTGAACAGAGTCTACCCCCAAATTCTCACTAATAAAGAAGCAGAAAAG TTCAGAAATCCAAAGACGTTACTTCATACTCGTTTGTCAGACCTGATAAAGCACTTGCAAAATAAAGGAGACAGGCATTGTCAAGAGTTTTACAGAGCTTTACAGATCAATGCTGAGCAGGTGTATAATGACTTGCCAAGCAGGAAAATCATAA AAACCACAGATTCCACAGGGATAGACACTGACAAGGAGCAATATATTCTAAATGACAGGG GTCCCATGTTCTTCCTCGCCTGTTTTAGTGTTGCTGCAGGATTCGCATTATTCATGAATTGCTGTAACTCAG gtACAAAAGTTGCAGGAGGAGCCCGGAAAATATTGGGATTTTCTCCTATTATCATAGGAAGACATGTTAGAAATATTTGTATGTTGTACCTGGAAGACACATCAAGGAACAAATGA
- the CARD19 gene encoding caspase recruitment domain-containing protein 19 isoform X3, whose product MPDQSYCDRLRQDMYFLTSNGRLSELLVDKIILQLNRVYPQILTNKEAEKFRNPKTLLHTRLSDLIKHLQNKGDRHCQEFYRALQINAEQVYNDLPSRKIIKTTDSTGIDTDKEQYILNDRGPMFFLACFSVAAGFALFMNCCNSGTKVAGGARKILGFSPIIIGRHVRNICMLYLEDTSRNK is encoded by the exons ATCAGTCATACTGTGATCGGCTACGACAGGACATGTACTTTCTTACAAGCAATGGCCGACTGAGTGAGCTCCTGGTTGATAAAATTATTCTTCAGTTGAACAGAGTCTACCCCCAAATTCTCACTAATAAAGAAGCAGAAAAG TTCAGAAATCCAAAGACGTTACTTCATACTCGTTTGTCAGACCTGATAAAGCACTTGCAAAATAAAGGAGACAGGCATTGTCAAGAGTTTTACAGAGCTTTACAGATCAATGCTGAGCAGGTGTATAATGACTTGCCAAGCAGGAAAATCATAA AAACCACAGATTCCACAGGGATAGACACTGACAAGGAGCAATATATTCTAAATGACAGGG GTCCCATGTTCTTCCTCGCCTGTTTTAGTGTTGCTGCAGGATTCGCATTATTCATGAATTGCTGTAACTCAG gtACAAAAGTTGCAGGAGGAGCCCGGAAAATATTGGGATTTTCTCCTATTATCATAGGAAGACATGTTAGAAATATTTGTATGTTGTACCTGGAAGACACATCAAGGAACAAATGA
- the CARD19 gene encoding caspase recruitment domain-containing protein 19 isoform X5, with product MMLYRTYQSYCDRLRQDMYFLTSNGRLSELLVDKIILQLNRVYPQILTNKEAEKIWDSERVVERGPERDNISERNKGLTRDSTMTPTEVMIVQFFVMNVILCICVFAGYYLIRSLEDELLLLTDFVFANLVSRTIDRAMNNPDDRFEV from the exons ATCAGTCATACTGTGATCGGCTACGACAGGACATGTACTTTCTTACAAGCAATGGCCGACTGAGTGAGCTCCTGGTTGATAAAATTATTCTTCAGTTGAACAGAGTCTACCCCCAAATTCTCACTAATAAAGAAGCAGAAAAG atctgggattcggagcgcgtggtggagagaggccccgagagggacaacatcagcGAGAGGAAcaaaggcctgacgcgcgattccaccatgacgcccaccgaagtcatgatcgttcagttttttgttatgaatgtgattttatgtatatgtgtgtttgccggctattatttgattcgatcccttgaggacgaacttttattgttgactgattttgtttttgctaatttagtttcgcgaaccattgacagagctatgaataacccggatgataggtttgaagtataa
- the CARD19 gene encoding caspase recruitment domain-containing protein 19 isoform X1: MATRMGSGSPRPMMGSGSPRHTPMGSGEGSLELELVENCPWRSGRRSVASVGELEAHLAYHQAGRTGRRCVRGHLLLRGEEGTPEVGALEGKEIYLHPTAFGCIMGDERVLYRPLEAVTLAEVDPASAVSPTPTRECVCCSRCAREMGETMPIGWFSLCMVVPRLRGRERPSELREDPETEDRTVNERMVLRCDKGGKLNAAFQTMADLMTETLSLKTQMHMAVRAVREAAEKGDLEKPQQDGAEQREDSVEEPEVRNGASGEPARVRPVTPPSDAASVPPTTPLCRREGESSGGVHPPLPPETATTPTVIMTAAPTETATATTTHEEIDQPAVSSSPVIGPQNAVQATTYYARSRAELQNLCRESRIRSDETLAVWLGRLVVELGSDLLDQEEASFLVTQASWSRGHVTDIDMVAFSVRWPIPIPALVAGVIEQKAHAWHDNRPEHTGAEQLVLAIIGVSYCAWNPRECTLGLTPLQRMRPWPHHHLRDPGTVPVTLDSIDSCLKVYGQRNIVVLRIVLNPLVDHPVSSLLHQLSRLRILMEARLSSDRECQRPTEAQNTKHRESERPVLRQRTQEERYMFGYLLQRSGLNKRQLWILGDAGQWQLAYELGFHYLEEGDDDSSTISSSC; encoded by the coding sequence atggcgacgaggatgggatcgggatcaccgcgacccatgatgggatcaggatcaccgcggcacacgccgatgggatcaggagagggctcgctagagttagaattagttgagaactgcccttggagaagtgggagacgcagcgtagcaagcgttgGAGAACTGGAGGCacacctcgcgtaccaccaggcgggcagaacgggccggagatgtgtccgtggacaccttttgttaaggggagaagagggaactccagaagtcggagccctggaagggaaagagatatatcttcaccccacggcgttcgggtgtatcatgggcgatgagcgggtcctgtacaggcccctcgaggctgtgacccttgccgaagtcgatccggcgagcgcagtaagcccgacacccacccgggagtgtgtctgttgctcacggtgtgcccgagagatgggagagacgatgccaatcggctggttttccctgtgtatggtggtgcctagactgaggggtcgtgagcgtccgtccgagctccgcgaagacccggagacggaggaccgcactgtaaatgagagaatggtcctacggtgcgacaaggggggaaaactgaatgcagcctttcaaactatggctgatttaatgactgaaactttaagtttaaagacccagatgcatatggccgttcgagcggtcagagaagcagctgagaaaggggatcttgaaaagccgcaacaagatggcgccgagcagagggaagacagcgtggaggagccggaagtgaggAATGGAGCTTcaggagagcccgcgagggttcggccggtaactccgcccagcgacgcagcgtcggttccgccgaccacgcccctttgccgaagggagggggagtcaagcggaggagtgcatccgcccctcccgcctgagacagcaacgactcccactgtaataatgactgcagctccgacagaaacagcaacagcaacgacaactcatgaggaaattgatcagcctgcagtatcaagcagcccagtcatcggtccgcagaatgcagttcaagctaccacctattacgctcgttccagagccgaactgcagaatttgtgtagagaatccaggatccgatccgacgaaactctggctgtgtggttaggacgtctggtcgtggaacttgggtccgacctcctggaccaggaagaagcaagcttcttggtgacacaagcttcatggagtaggggacatgtcaccgacatcgacatggtggcgtttagtgTCCgttggcctattccgattccagcgcttgtggcaggagtgattgaacagaaggcccacgcatggcacgacaaccgaccagagcacaccggtgcagaacagcttgtactggctattatcggagtttcatactgcgcctggaatccaagagaatgcacgttgggactaacaccgctccaacgaatgcgaccgtggcctcatcatcacctgcgagaccctggaaccgttccagtgaccctcgacagcatagatagttgtcttaaggtttacgggcaaagaaacatcgtggttctgcgaattgtgctgaacccactggtcgatcatcctgtgagtagtctccttcatcagttgtcaagactgcgcatCCTAATGGAggcaagactatccagtgatcgggagtgtcaacgcccgactgaggctcagaacacaaaacaccgcgaatccgagcgtccagtattacgccagagaacacaggaggagagatatatgtttggatacctcctgcagcgttctggacttaataagagacagctttggattttaggagacgcgggacaatggcagctagcctacgagttaggttttcattatctagaagaaggcgacgatgactcatcgacgatttcatcgagttgctga